One segment of Triticum aestivum cultivar Chinese Spring chromosome 2A, IWGSC CS RefSeq v2.1, whole genome shotgun sequence DNA contains the following:
- the LOC123190599 gene encoding N-acylphosphatidylethanolamine synthase: MEVSADAAAAAAARTLRWAGRAGHLRGVPRAAVIGAVGTIAKAYVSLLNTTTVHNADALHRLVSSRPPGTPLLTVSNHMSTIDDPFMWGFKGFPITDSKLARWVLTAEDICFRNVFMSYMFRLGKCVPITRGAGIYQDHMNEALEVLSTGGWLHSFPEGKVAQDHQPIRRLKWGTASLIVRAPVTPIVLPIVHTGFEKVMPEKSFFGRRPPLPLCGKDIQIIVGEPVDFDLAGLKQVAAMIPQDTSFERKGWPTITPEGLDEAAQRWLYQKMSDKIQSAMESLRKTLLNSKQH, encoded by the exons ATGGAGGTGTccgccgacgcggcggcggcggcggcggcgcggacgctGCGGTGGGCCGGCCGTGCGGGGCACCTGCGCGGCGTCCCGCGCGCCGCGGTGATCGGCGCCGTTGGCACCATCGCCAAGGCGTACGTGTCGCTGCTCAACACGACCACCGTGCACAACGCCGACGCCCTCCACCGCCTCGTCTCCTCGCGGCCCCCCGGCACGCCGCTCCTCACCGTCAGCAACCATATGTCCAC GATAGATGACCCGTTTATGTGGGGATTCAAAGGTTTCCCTATTACAGATTCAAAGCTTGCAAGATGGGTGCTGACAGCAGAGGACATCTGCTTCAGGAATGTATTCATGTCTTACATGTTTCGACTTG GGAAATGTGTGCCGATCACTAGAGGGGCTGGAATTTATCAAGACCATATGAATGAGGCCCTTGAAGTGCTTAGCACTGGGGGCTGG TTGCATTCATTCCCTGAAGGAAAAGTAGCCCAAGATCACCAACCAATCAGACGGTTGAAATGGGGAACTGCCAGTCTTATTGTCCGAGCACCTGTAACTCCAATAGTTTTACCTATTGTTCACACTGGTTTTGAAAAG GTCATGCCAGAGAAATCATTTTTTGGACGCCGTCCACCATTGCCTCTCTGCGGCAAGGATATACAGATTATCGTGGGAGAACCAGTAGATTTTGATCTGGCAGGCTTAAAGCAGGTGGCAGCAATGATACCCCAAGACACATCCTTCGAAAGAAAGGGCTGGCCAACCATCACGCCGGAGGGGCTAGACGAGGCAGCGCAGAGATGGCTTTACCAGAAGATGTCGGATAAGATCCAGTCCGCGATGGAGAGCTTGAGGAAGACGCTTCTGAACTCGAAGCAGCATTGA
- the LOC123191935 gene encoding flavanone 3-dioxygenase 3-like: MAALYDVLWPCASRDSGVAGFTVATTHLVAVRGEFKVINHGISQTVMDRAVEVASDFFKLPSETKQEFASDDIRRPVRYGTSSKDGTRPSRAFLKHYAHPLSEWMKYWPEKPPTYRKNMGKISAEVRRVALQLMEAILEGLGLGKDYQHEEFERGLQLLQVNCYPKEPESESAIGLAPHSDHGFLTILLASCPGLEVLDRSSDTWRVVQQPRHALHVHVRDYMEVLSNGRVKTVVHRAVLNPGEARISMASIHSFAMHEKVSVAKKLVDEQDPEKYKESSFSDFLDYLMSNADKKRMSFLESLRI, encoded by the exons ATGGCCGCCCTGTACGACGTACTGTGGCCGTGCGCgtcccgggattcgggggtggcaggcttcactgtagccacgacCCATCTCGTCGCCGTTAG GGGGGAGTTTAAG GTTATAAACCATGGGATCAGTCAAACTGTCATGGACCGTGCCGTTGAAGTAGCTTCAGATTTCTTCAAACTGCCAAGTGAGACAAAGCAGGAGTTTGCATCAGACGACATCCGAAGGCCTGTTAGATACGGCACCAGCTCAAAGGACGGCACTCGTCCGTCACGGGCATTCCTAAAGCATTATGCCCATCCCCTCAGTGAATGGATGAAATATTGGCCAGAAAAACCACCAACCTACAggaaaaac ATGGGAAAAATTTCAGCTGAAGTAAGGAGGGTGGCTCTGCAGCTGATGGAAGCCATACTTGAAGGCCTAGGACTGGGCAAAGACTACCAGCATGAAGAATTTGAGAGAGGATTGCAGCTACTGCAAGTGAACTGCTACCCGAAAGAACCAGAAAGCGAATCGGCGATAGGGCTGGCGCCACATTCCGACCACGGATTTCTTACCATCTTGCTCGCGAGCTGCCCGGGCCTGGAGGTCCTTGACCGCAGTAGTGACACTTGGAGGGTGGTCCAGCAACCCCGGCACGCGTTGCACGTCCACGTAAGGGACTACATGGAGGTTCTGAGCAATGGCAGGGTGAAGACCGTCGTGCACCGTGCTGTCCTGAACCCTGGAGAGGCGAGGATCTCCATGGCGAGCATCCATAGTTTTGCAATGCACGAGAAGGTCTCCGTTGCCAAGAAGCTGGTGGATGAGCAAGATCCTGAGAAATACAAGGAGAGCAGCTTCAGTGACTTCCTGGACTACCTCATGAGCAATGCAGACAAGAAGCGCATGAGCTTTCTTGAGAGCCTTAGGATTTGA